The proteins below come from a single Streptomyces sp. M92 genomic window:
- the rmdA gene encoding cyclic Di-GMP phosphodiesterase RmdA — protein MTAQPGGPEDRLRRFATIWSRAVFPVTSTSSTRPEFEEQLLPLARRLCGVLRARSFDADEARAVGVALVDAHCTDPEALTRTLDCVDAYLVLYCGEDGDPEHLRARSARLQHAMAAGFAGALRARTLAEQEAIAQAALKAQGVVAEALHASEARFRAVFEGAAIGIGIADLNGNVLQVNGALMRMFGITDRTMGGRKVCEWSHPDDAPQTWRLYDELVRGEREHYHVEKAFYRPDGTVLWTNLTVSLLRDADGTPQYQLALMEDTTERRLLNLRLRYEATHDALTGLPNRSFFFERLEKALNAGPGQRFGLCYLDLDGFKTVNDSLGHAAGDRLLVEVADRLQACATAPGEMVARLGGDEFVALTTGPDTPHEVDELAGRIMNALLAPISVDGRELTVRGSIGVVEGPAGERSPAEVLRSADITMYRAKSAGGNRFELADPEADARVITRHGLTTALPAALERGEFFIEYQPLVHLGDGSVHGAEALVRWLHPQHGVLGPDRFIPLAEHTGLIVPLGRWVLEQSVRQARAWRERYGVTASAGPLRINVNLSPCQLTHPGLVQDTVDILERAGVTPDALCLEVTESALIGADDDLLKPLRRLAELGVDIALDDFGTGYSNLANLRRLPVSVLKLDRSFTQSMQRFPADPVDLKIVEGIVALAHSLDLKVTVEGVETGAQAEQLRILGCDTAQGWYYARPGPPERLHELALVDATG, from the coding sequence GTGACGGCACAGCCGGGCGGGCCGGAGGACAGACTGCGCCGGTTCGCGACCATCTGGAGCCGGGCGGTCTTCCCGGTGACCTCGACGTCGTCGACCCGGCCCGAGTTCGAGGAACAGCTGCTGCCGCTGGCCCGCAGGCTGTGCGGGGTGCTGCGGGCCCGGAGCTTCGACGCCGACGAGGCCCGGGCGGTCGGCGTGGCGCTCGTCGACGCGCACTGCACCGACCCCGAGGCGCTCACCCGGACCCTGGACTGCGTGGACGCCTACCTGGTGCTCTACTGCGGCGAGGACGGCGACCCCGAGCACCTGCGGGCCCGTTCGGCCCGGCTCCAGCACGCCATGGCGGCCGGGTTCGCCGGGGCCCTGCGGGCCAGGACCCTGGCCGAACAGGAGGCGATCGCACAGGCCGCCCTGAAGGCCCAGGGCGTGGTCGCCGAGGCCCTGCACGCCAGCGAGGCCCGCTTCCGCGCCGTCTTCGAGGGCGCCGCCATAGGCATCGGCATCGCCGACCTGAACGGCAACGTCCTCCAGGTCAACGGCGCGCTGATGCGCATGTTCGGCATCACCGACCGCACGATGGGCGGCCGCAAGGTCTGCGAGTGGTCGCACCCCGACGACGCGCCCCAGACCTGGCGGCTCTACGACGAGCTGGTGCGCGGCGAGCGCGAGCACTACCACGTGGAGAAGGCCTTCTACCGGCCCGACGGCACCGTCCTGTGGACCAACCTCACCGTCTCCCTCCTGCGCGACGCCGACGGCACCCCGCAGTACCAGCTCGCGCTGATGGAGGACACCACCGAGCGCCGGCTGCTCAACCTCCGGCTGCGCTACGAGGCCACGCACGACGCGCTGACCGGCCTGCCCAACCGCAGCTTCTTCTTCGAACGCCTGGAGAAGGCCCTGAACGCGGGCCCCGGACAGCGCTTCGGCCTGTGCTACCTCGACCTCGACGGCTTCAAGACCGTCAACGACAGTCTCGGCCACGCGGCCGGCGACCGTCTCCTCGTCGAGGTGGCCGACCGGCTGCAGGCCTGCGCCACGGCGCCCGGCGAGATGGTCGCCCGGCTCGGCGGCGACGAGTTCGTGGCGCTGACCACCGGGCCCGACACCCCGCACGAGGTCGACGAGCTCGCCGGGCGCATCATGAACGCGCTGCTCGCCCCGATCAGCGTCGACGGCCGCGAATTGACCGTGCGCGGCAGCATCGGCGTCGTCGAGGGCCCGGCGGGCGAGCGCAGCCCGGCAGAGGTGCTGCGCAGCGCCGACATCACCATGTACCGGGCCAAGTCGGCGGGCGGCAACCGCTTCGAGCTGGCCGACCCGGAGGCCGACGCCCGGGTCATCACCCGGCACGGTCTGACGACCGCGCTGCCCGCGGCCCTGGAGCGCGGCGAGTTCTTCATCGAGTACCAGCCGCTGGTCCACCTCGGCGACGGCAGCGTGCACGGGGCCGAGGCACTGGTGCGCTGGCTGCACCCGCAGCACGGCGTCCTCGGCCCGGACCGCTTCATCCCGCTCGCCGAGCACACCGGGCTGATCGTGCCGCTGGGCCGCTGGGTCCTGGAGCAGTCCGTCCGGCAGGCCCGCGCCTGGCGGGAACGGTACGGCGTGACGGCCTCCGCCGGTCCGCTGCGCATCAACGTCAACCTCTCGCCCTGCCAGCTCACCCACCCCGGCCTGGTCCAGGACACCGTCGACATCCTGGAGCGCGCCGGCGTCACCCCGGACGCGCTCTGCCTGGAGGTGACGGAGTCGGCCCTCATCGGCGCCGACGACGACCTCCTCAAGCCGCTGCGCCGGCTGGCCGAGCTGGGGGTGGACATCGCCCTGGACGACTTCGGCACCGGTTACTCCAACCTCGCCAACCTGCGCCGGCTCCCGGTGAGCGTCCTCAAGCTGGACCGCTCCTTCACCCAGAGCATGCAGCGGTTCCCTGCCGACCCCGTCGACCTCAAGATCGTCGAGGGCATCGTCGCCCTGGCCCACAGCCTCGACCTCAAGGTCACCGTGGAGGGCGTGGAGACCGGCGCCCAGGCCGAACAACTCCGCATACTCGGCTGCGACACGGCCCAGGGCTGGTACTACGCCCGCCCGGGGCCACCGGAGCGGCTGCACGAACTGGCACTGGTGGACGCCACGGGCTGA
- a CDS encoding SAM-dependent methyltransferase → MERPAWAPRSIDISVPSVSRIYDFYLGGSHNFEVDREAARKAMEFMPGLPKTMQANRAFMRRAVRFAAAEGIDQFLDIGSGIPTFGNVHEVAARSRPGSRVVYVDHDPVAVAHSEAVLAGNDDAGVVAADLLKPREILASPQVERLIDLNRPVALLLVAILHFVEDADDPYGAVAELSDALAPGSMLVLTHASFEGIPLPAERAGGAVDVYKDIRNPLIMRSRDEIARFFEGYDMVEPGLVPMPRWRPEGAPEDEDPYAFSGFAGVGRTA, encoded by the coding sequence ATGGAGCGTCCCGCCTGGGCCCCCCGCAGCATCGACATTTCGGTGCCCAGCGTGTCCCGGATCTACGACTTCTACCTGGGCGGTTCGCACAACTTCGAGGTGGACCGGGAAGCGGCCCGCAAGGCCATGGAGTTCATGCCGGGACTCCCCAAGACCATGCAGGCGAACCGGGCGTTCATGCGCCGCGCGGTGCGCTTCGCGGCCGCGGAGGGCATCGACCAGTTCCTGGACATCGGCTCCGGCATCCCCACCTTCGGCAACGTCCACGAGGTGGCCGCGCGCAGCCGCCCCGGCTCCCGCGTCGTCTACGTCGACCACGACCCGGTGGCGGTCGCGCACAGCGAGGCGGTCCTGGCGGGCAACGACGACGCGGGCGTCGTGGCCGCCGACCTCCTCAAGCCCCGGGAGATCCTCGCCAGTCCCCAGGTGGAGCGGCTGATCGACCTGAATCGGCCGGTGGCCCTGCTGCTGGTTGCCATACTGCACTTCGTGGAAGACGCGGACGACCCCTACGGTGCGGTGGCCGAGTTGAGCGACGCGCTCGCGCCGGGCAGCATGCTCGTCCTCACGCATGCCTCGTTCGAGGGGATTCCGCTGCCCGCGGAGCGGGCCGGGGGCGCGGTGGACGTGTACAAGGACATCCGCAACCCGCTGATCATGCGCTCGCGCGACGAGATCGCGCGGTTCTTCGAGGGGTACGACATGGTGGAACCCGGACTTGTGCCGATGCCGCGCTGGCGGCCGGAGGGGGCGCCGGAGGACGAGGACCCGTACGCCTTCTCCGGGTTCGCCGGCGTGGGGCGTACGGCGTGA